One Leptolyngbya sp. 'hensonii' DNA segment encodes these proteins:
- a CDS encoding DUF1825 family protein: MGFFDSEIVQHEAKQLFEDYQSLVQLGTGYGKFDLEGKKIFIEQMETLMDRYRVFMKRFELSEDFMAQMTVEQLKTHLGQFGITPQQMFDQMNLTLERMKADLEKQG, translated from the coding sequence ATGGGATTCTTTGACTCTGAAATCGTTCAACATGAAGCCAAACAGCTGTTTGAGGATTATCAATCCCTGGTACAGCTAGGTACTGGCTATGGAAAATTTGATCTGGAGGGCAAAAAGATTTTCATCGAACAGATGGAAACTCTAATGGACCGCTACCGGGTGTTTATGAAACGCTTTGAGCTTTCAGAAGACTTTATGGCTCAAATGACCGTTGAACAGCTCAAAACCCATTTGGGGCAGTTTGGCATTACCCCCCAACAGATGTTCGACCAGATGAACCTGACCCTGGAACGCATGAAAGCTGACCTGGAAAAGCAAGGCTAG
- a CDS encoding penicillin-binding protein 1A, producing MSTSSTIRQKQPEKPVNAVAPLLRFIGGVTRVTSGTLLGVTMLASSVVAGGLVGLAISFRNLPDVRILRNYVPTETTHIYDIRGKLLATVHGEANREVIPLDRISPHLKRAVLAIEDSHFYSHKGINPAGVARALLVNLERKETVEGGSTVTMQLIKNLFLTPERSLSRKVAEAVLAMRVEQIMTKNQIFELYLNQVYWGHNTYGVETAAESYFGKSASNLTLAESAMMAGLIQAPENYSPFLNYKIAKQRQVTVLNRMKELGWITAQEEAAAKKQSIKLGRITSFQRSRAPYITEAVVQELTKRFGRDAVLKGGMRVQTTIDMRLQRIAEETVRRGHDNLLYQGVYADQMSLVAVDPRTHFVKAMVGGVDYKKSQYNRAIQAMRQPGSAFKPFVYYTAFATGRYAPDSAIADSPVSYPDGYEMYQPKNYDGTFMGVITIRKALEVSRNIPAIRLGQEVGLNKVIEVCRTLGIKSPIEPVISLPLGAVDLTPMEMAGAYATFANTGWHSEPTFIVQVTDSNGNLLLDNTPKPQLVLDPWAAASLNEVLQGVINRGTATVAQIGRPAAGKTGTTSSERDIWFVGYVPQLAAAVWVGNDDYSPLGHGATGGTFVAPIWRDFMEQAMQGVPVERFRPASEFDRP from the coding sequence GTGTCAACCAGTAGCACCATCAGACAGAAGCAGCCTGAAAAACCTGTAAATGCCGTTGCGCCACTGCTCAGGTTCATTGGTGGCGTCACTCGGGTAACCAGTGGCACTTTGCTGGGAGTGACGATGCTAGCCAGTTCTGTAGTCGCTGGTGGCCTGGTGGGTCTGGCAATCAGTTTTCGCAACCTGCCCGATGTCCGGATCCTGCGGAACTACGTCCCGACGGAAACCACCCACATCTACGACATTCGCGGGAAGCTCCTGGCCACGGTCCATGGCGAAGCCAATCGTGAAGTGATTCCGCTGGACCGGATCTCGCCTCACCTGAAGCGGGCGGTGCTGGCGATCGAAGACAGCCATTTCTATAGCCATAAAGGCATTAACCCTGCAGGGGTGGCGCGCGCCCTGTTGGTGAACCTGGAGCGCAAGGAAACGGTGGAGGGGGGTTCCACTGTGACAATGCAGTTGATTAAAAATCTATTCCTGACCCCTGAACGATCGCTCAGCCGCAAAGTTGCGGAGGCAGTCCTTGCCATGCGGGTAGAGCAGATCATGACTAAAAATCAGATCTTTGAACTGTACCTGAATCAGGTGTACTGGGGGCATAACACCTACGGGGTAGAAACGGCTGCCGAGAGCTATTTTGGTAAGTCCGCTTCTAACTTGACCCTGGCAGAGTCTGCCATGATGGCTGGGCTGATTCAGGCTCCCGAAAATTACAGTCCTTTCCTCAATTATAAAATAGCCAAACAACGCCAGGTCACTGTTCTGAATCGGATGAAAGAACTGGGCTGGATTACTGCCCAGGAAGAGGCTGCGGCTAAAAAGCAATCGATCAAGCTGGGGAGAATTACCTCCTTCCAGCGCAGTCGGGCCCCTTACATTACGGAAGCGGTGGTGCAAGAGCTGACTAAGCGGTTTGGACGGGATGCCGTGCTGAAGGGTGGCATGCGAGTCCAAACGACGATCGATATGCGGCTCCAGCGCATCGCGGAGGAAACCGTGCGTCGAGGCCACGACAATCTCCTTTATCAAGGGGTCTATGCGGATCAAATGTCCCTGGTAGCAGTTGATCCCCGCACCCATTTTGTCAAAGCCATGGTGGGCGGGGTCGATTATAAGAAGAGCCAGTACAACCGGGCTATTCAGGCCATGCGTCAGCCCGGTTCAGCCTTCAAACCCTTTGTCTACTACACTGCTTTCGCCACCGGTCGGTATGCGCCTGATTCTGCGATCGCTGATAGCCCCGTCTCCTATCCAGATGGCTACGAGATGTACCAGCCGAAGAACTATGATGGCACCTTCATGGGGGTGATTACGATCCGCAAGGCGCTGGAGGTCTCCCGCAACATTCCAGCGATTCGCTTGGGCCAGGAAGTAGGGCTGAATAAGGTGATCGAAGTCTGCCGTACCCTGGGTATCAAGAGTCCGATCGAGCCTGTGATCTCCCTACCCCTGGGTGCCGTCGATCTGACCCCAATGGAAATGGCGGGAGCCTACGCCACATTTGCTAATACAGGCTGGCACTCTGAACCCACGTTCATTGTCCAGGTGACGGATAGTAACGGCAATCTCCTTCTAGACAATACGCCGAAACCTCAGTTGGTTCTGGACCCCTGGGCTGCCGCTTCCCTGAATGAAGTATTACAGGGGGTCATTAATCGCGGGACCGCAACAGTGGCCCAGATTGGTCGCCCAGCAGCCGGGAAAACAGGCACCACTTCTTCCGAGCGGGACATCTGGTTCGTAGGATACGTTCCCCAATTAGCTGCTGCTGTGTGGGTGGGCAATGACGATTATAGCCCTCTGGGCCATGGTGCAACTGGCGGCACGTTTGTGGCCCCCATTTGGCGCGACTTTATGGAGCAAGCGATGCAGGGAGTTCCAGTAGAGCGGTTCCGCCCTGCCTCAGAGTTTGATCGGCCCTAG